The nucleotide sequence CACAGAAAGCCTAAGAGGAGACGTTAAATGACAACGTAAGTCGAAACGCTAACAGGAAATGCAAATTAGAAAGAGAGATGCCCTTTAAAAGCCTGattaaaatctgtatttttaattccattaattatttaaaaattcatCAACTTTTAAGTGATGTACTTATTGACtgctttatgttgtttttctaaatCTCTTTTTAATTTGAACTATTTATTGATGGGTTATTATTCAATTtgtagattattttttaaaaaaaactcttttttttgcccactaaagtaaacaaattattaattgcattttttattgtacaattattaataaattaaatgctTTATTACTATTTCCATGACACTTGTGGTCCATAATCCATCCTCCATAATCTGCTAAtgaattaattgactaattcaGCTGTAGTTTCTACAGAAGTTGCATGACAGgcagaaagtttaaaaaactgtaatttgaGGTTTTAAACTAACGATTGATTATCATTATtctcttgattaatcaatcaattcattattttgtcaataaaatgtcagaaaattgtgaaaaacacaatgaattGAAAACTGTATTCGACCaacaatcaacagtccaaaactttGAGTTTATTGTAATTTAAGACAAAATTTTTACATCTGAGACACTGAAACTGTGAATCTTtggacatttttgcttgaaaaatgattaaatgaattatCAGAAAAGTTGTTTATTTCTCAATTAAAACTATAAACACAGAGTCTGAACTTTCTTCCCATACACACATCTGctactatttattatttattattattaattactCACTTTCATAGTTCATCTCCACACATTCTTCGCCGGGCATCCTGTCTGGCTGGAAATAAGCCCATCGCTCAAACTCAAATGGGGTTTTGTCGGTCCATTGAAAGCTGTGCCActgaagacaaaaaacattggTTTTAATATAGTTATAGTAATACATTCTTCTTTAATTGGTCAAAATAACATATAACACCCTTAATGTACtctaaatatataatatcaacATCCTATCACATGTGTAAAAGAGGTTTTTATGATCAGATAGAAGCTTCTGATTCTCATCCTTCATTTTGAATTATACATTTCTCTCTGCTGAGGCttcacaggaagtgatgatTGTTCAAAAAAGTCTGCAGATTAGTCTTAATTTGTTCAATCAAATCAATTGTTTACAattgtaggagaacctatggtggccgaGGAACtcgtgaaaaacatgaaaggtgctctctagaaccagtgtttggtttgtctgttctgaactactgtagaaacatggtggtgcaacatggcggctccatggaagaggacctgctccctctgtagatataaagactcattctaaggtaacgaaaacacaacgattcttattttcaggcgaatatacactaattaaaacatacttatgaatattttattccatatcTGCTAAGTCTGTTTGGTTAGATGCCGacaaattctacacactggtccctTAAgtcactaataataacaataattacagCTGAGTTCAAACAAGATAAAATCTGAGCTTAACCCAGTTGGTGTATCTATCAGTCATTCATTATAATTTagataaaataattcatttcaaaGGTTTCAAAAATTTAGATTGAGGAACTTTTCATGATCTTTTCAGCTGTGAGGTCACATGGTAAAGAGGCGGAACCTGATTGGTCCTTCCATCTACATTCAGTTGAACCTTGGAGCACGAAGTTAGAGATTTATTTTTGAGATTgaaccttttcttttctcacattttagggccaataatgcagaaaataataaaataaatctacaaaaaaactgtcaaagaaTAGTTTCATGTGAGCAACTAATTTTTGACTGAAATGTCGGACAGAATTTGATTATTCTGAGGTCACAAACTCACATGCAAATattctgaaaataacaataatacatttctttctgtcaggacagttttcttctttcttaccAGATATTTACTCCTCGCACCGATCCAAAAGTGATCTTTGCGTTTGTTGGCTCTGAAGGCCAAACACAACACGTGACTGTACTCCCCCACATTGTGCATCGAAACCAGGTGACCCTTCAAACGCCGGCAGTCATTCTGATACCAGAGAGAAATACGAAGAATTCAGTGTCACTTCATCATGACTGAGTTTATATTTAGTCTCCTGATGAGTGTTTGTCCTCACGTCTGCATCTCGAAATGTTCGTGGAGTCCAGAAGTATTTAGCACAGCGATACACATCGATGCGGTACCATCCGTCACCGCATGATCTGGCAGGATACACCTTTTTACAGTTGTATTGAATCCGTTCTGTAATCTGGTCTGTCAGGATACAAGAAGATTAATAAAAGAGGTTTGTGTTGCTGTACTTGCTGTATGTCGGAGCGTGTGCTTCTTACTGCTTGCAGCGTCctgaaccagaaccagaaccagaaccagaaccaggaGCAGAAGAATACAACGCATGGTTCAGGATCCTCCCCACAACTGGAATATGATCTGAAAATATCACACACTTCATCTCAGTGATtatcagcctttaaaaaaacatttcagtcgctttattttgaaaaaaaaaacagatggcaGAAATGAGAAcctttagtaaaagtaccaaaGCAGCAAAAATCCTGCAGAAACataagtacacaagtattatcatccgccactagatgtcgcactagcaccagcatctcagaccaCATAAATGTGCATGTCGTTTACTCAATAacgttggaaaaaaaaagaaagcggTGCCTGAACAAAGAGTTaatgaaactcagatcaaactgtcagaCTACGCGGTGCTGATCAAACATGGATCAATATTCTGTTACTGGATTGCCTATTTCTGcttcaaatgttttcaacaTATTTTAGTGGACTGTTTGGCTGTAATTTGAGGAAGTTTGTGACTAATCTTTTATTGAAATAATCTTTGATTTTATATAAAGTACAGCGTCAAAGCAGTAAAAGCAGCTTTATGTTGAAATCATAGCCATTAAAATATAATCTACTAAACTTAACTTTTCAACAAAATTTAACTGCTAGTCCAGTTTTCACAGACAGCTCTTTACTGTGCTCTGAGCTGTTCTGTTATCAGCTGCtccaacaacaaactgacacTCACAGCAAGTATAACTCACAAGCCTCTGCTCCATGAGACCAATTTTACtttcaaaaattattaaatCCTCATATTTAAATCTCATTCTGATGAACCAGGTACTGCTAAAGGAAGGTACCAAGTGATCTGCCTGCATGGGGCCAATGGT is from Thunnus maccoyii chromosome 18, fThuMac1.1, whole genome shotgun sequence and encodes:
- the LOC121884949 gene encoding lectin-like, whose product is MRCILLLLVLVLVLVLVQDAASNQITERIQYNCKKVYPARSCGDGWYRIDVYRCAKYFWTPRTFRDADNDCRRLKGHLVSMHNVGEYSHVLCLAFRANKRKDHFWIGARSKYLWHSFQWTDKTPFEFERWAYFQPDRMPGEECVEMNYETWGNWNNAVCTVKKYYVCARKM